One Solibacillus sp. R5-41 DNA segment encodes these proteins:
- a CDS encoding extracellular solute-binding protein yields MTVKKRRVYGAVASMMLAASILGACSDKESSSEKEPSSNAEKVNETGMPIVKENIEVDGFGAKFLASQDWDKLMLWQEYEKMSNVHINWTTVQTEALAEKRNLMLAAGDYPEFFFASAFPKTDLIKYGEQGVFLALDEYIDQYAPNFKAILEKYPSVKQGVTMADGKIYGFPAIFDPEFESLHLGMPWINQAWLDKLGLKTPETTDELYEVLKAFKEQDPNGNGKQDEQGWGTGYGIKYLMDSLKGSFGLNKQGTMNPNLDFKEGTEEFRFVPTTDEYKQLLQYVNKLYSEGLINKDVFTVEIQAFAAEAAKGNFGMISDIDPKEVFKLDNYVGAQVLEGPNGDRQYTAMSNGLGNLGMFVLTDKAKNPEAMVRWVDHLYGDEGTKMFFMGFEGVTYEEDAEGNFKYLETITNNPEGKTMDQAISEYLTWPGGYYPGIVTQKFFQGAESKENSVKNAEQVKPFALNDEDIIPGLNYTVEESEKVSAILTDINTYIDESTASFITGKTSFDKWDDYKKTIEKMGLEDYMEIAQGAYDRTK; encoded by the coding sequence ATGACAGTAAAAAAGAGACGTGTATATGGTGCAGTAGCAAGTATGATGTTAGCGGCAAGCATTTTAGGAGCATGCTCGGATAAAGAAAGTAGTAGTGAAAAGGAGCCTAGTAGCAATGCCGAAAAGGTCAATGAAACAGGCATGCCAATCGTGAAGGAAAATATTGAAGTGGATGGCTTTGGGGCGAAATTTTTAGCTTCGCAAGATTGGGATAAGTTAATGCTTTGGCAAGAATATGAGAAAATGTCTAACGTTCATATTAATTGGACAACAGTACAAACAGAGGCGTTAGCAGAGAAAAGGAACTTGATGTTAGCTGCAGGTGATTATCCAGAATTTTTCTTTGCATCTGCATTTCCAAAAACAGATTTAATTAAATATGGTGAACAAGGTGTGTTCTTAGCACTAGATGAATATATTGATCAATATGCACCAAATTTTAAAGCAATATTAGAGAAATATCCGAGTGTTAAACAAGGTGTGACAATGGCGGACGGCAAAATTTATGGCTTCCCAGCAATTTTTGACCCTGAATTTGAGTCTCTTCATTTAGGAATGCCGTGGATCAACCAAGCATGGCTTGATAAGTTAGGCTTAAAAACACCTGAAACGACGGACGAATTATATGAAGTGTTGAAAGCATTTAAAGAACAAGACCCGAATGGTAACGGCAAACAGGACGAGCAAGGTTGGGGTACAGGGTATGGTATAAAATACCTAATGGATTCCCTAAAAGGTTCTTTCGGATTAAATAAGCAAGGAACAATGAATCCGAATTTAGACTTTAAAGAAGGAACAGAAGAATTCCGTTTTGTGCCAACAACTGATGAATACAAGCAATTACTTCAATATGTAAATAAGCTTTATAGTGAAGGTTTAATTAATAAGGATGTGTTCACCGTAGAGATACAAGCTTTTGCTGCTGAAGCAGCAAAAGGGAATTTCGGTATGATAAGCGATATAGATCCGAAAGAGGTCTTTAAATTAGACAACTATGTAGGGGCGCAAGTGTTAGAAGGTCCTAATGGTGATCGTCAATATACTGCGATGTCAAATGGTCTTGGAAACTTAGGGATGTTCGTTCTTACAGATAAAGCGAAAAATCCTGAAGCAATGGTACGTTGGGTTGACCACTTATATGGGGACGAAGGAACAAAAATGTTCTTTATGGGCTTTGAAGGCGTAACGTATGAAGAAGATGCTGAAGGAAACTTCAAATACTTAGAAACGATTACGAACAACCCAGAAGGTAAAACCATGGACCAAGCGATCAGTGAATACTTAACATGGCCAGGTGGTTATTATCCAGGTATCGTTACACAGAAATTCTTCCAAGGTGCAGAGTCGAAAGAAAACTCTGTCAAAAATGCAGAGCAAGTAAAACCATTCGCACTAAATGACGAAGATATTATTCCAGGTCTGAACTATACTGTAGAGGAATCTGAAAAAGTGTCAGCGATTTTAACAGATATCAATACGTATATCGATGAAAGTACAGCAAGCTTTATTACAGGAAAAACAAGTTTCGATAAGTGGGATGACTACAAGAAAACAATTGAAAAAATGGGCTTAGAAGACTATATGGAAATCGCTCAAGGCGCATATGACCGTACAAAATAA
- a CDS encoding YesL family protein, translating to MTFEGWKGKLYSTVEFITLLAVLQLMWIGLTLLGLVLFGITPASVAMFTTLRKRLQGEESLKQLVKTYWHTYKAEFIQSNKIGIMIIAVGYFLTINFQIISTFQGVMGLISLTLFVTISIIFGIMVLNIFQIYAHYELPYFRYFAVSILFSIAYPLQMIGSIMGLTILYFIFNWMPGLMPFFGVSVTALFLTWMSSHIFKKKAEAEKQINYASA from the coding sequence ATGACATTTGAAGGATGGAAAGGGAAGTTATACTCGACTGTAGAATTCATTACATTACTGGCTGTACTGCAGCTAATGTGGATTGGTTTAACATTACTTGGACTTGTTTTATTTGGAATAACACCAGCATCAGTTGCTATGTTTACGACTTTACGTAAAAGATTGCAAGGTGAAGAAAGTCTAAAACAACTTGTAAAAACATACTGGCATACATATAAAGCTGAGTTTATTCAATCAAATAAAATTGGGATTATGATAATTGCTGTTGGTTATTTTTTAACGATTAATTTTCAAATCATTTCAACTTTCCAAGGTGTGATGGGTTTAATTTCTCTTACATTATTTGTAACGATCAGCATTATATTTGGCATAATGGTACTAAACATATTTCAAATTTACGCTCACTATGAGTTACCTTATTTCCGTTACTTTGCCGTGTCGATATTGTTTAGCATCGCGTATCCACTCCAAATGATTGGTTCAATAATGGGCCTAACGATACTCTATTTTATTTTCAATTGGATGCCTGGCTTAATGCCGTTTTTCGGTGTAAGTGTAACAGCTTTATTTTTAACTTGGATGTCGTCGCATATTTTCAAAAAGAAGGCAGAGGCAGAAAAACAAATCAATTACGCATCGGCGTAA